The region tgtttaatcattatatttatttcgcgTTATACCTTACAACGATTATGACTATTGATTATTATGACCAAAAATAGTATGGGTACCAAGTTCTGACAcaactaaacaataaaattatgggtGTCGAAGAGATCCCGTGTCATTTAATATCGGATGCCGAAATGAAGTTGAATAGAGCTGAATACTTACAaaaattgtaattgtttatGCTTACGTCTGAATATGGTGCTACTCGTAACAAAGCGGGTATTTCTACTGACTATTTATAgctaaataacattttaatattataatattctaCTTAGTCAATCTATTACTCGTTAACTACTAAATTCTAGTTAGCTGTGGCGGACTTCCTTTTAAATTTGTGGATTTGAAGCTTAATATTAGGTACACGAACAGATCACATACCTAATCAAAAAATGGTTTTCGCACCCATCGACATGAGTGAAAGGGGCAAAAAACTAACTTCTTTCTAGTTATACCACAAAGTCTTGTCAAGATTTATTTTCAATAGTAGCTTTCTAGAACTTTCTAGTCTTTGAAGTATTCCGTGGACAGACAGTCAGATTGACGAACATGACTGAACTGTAACGGACTAAGTGATGAATTCCTtgttgactacggaactctacaattttagaaagttaAACACAAAAGTTTCATCCTCAAATTACTAAGTCCCCTCAGGCGTTGTATAATTTTATGGATAGAAGGAAAATAGCAAGAACAACATTGGCTCCTTTTATTCGCTTATCATGCGCCCTTGTTCAAAAAGAtgttaaacttaattaaattaattaaacagaaTCATGCACATTAAAATACCGAGAAATAAATGAGcgatggcaatttttttttgttaaatttaatgaactgcagcaattactttgctcacctgacCTTATGATAAAGCAAAGTAAAGAGAAAAACaaagtaatttaattgtttaagttcattgatatggtaACGCCTCCTGGTTCAATAAATTTGTTGACACACTTATTCCTGTAAGTTTTTAAATTGCTTGATTATATTATCTAAAACCATTCGTGTATGATCTACTTAGTTTTGATTTGACTCTCGTTGTATACATACGAATATAGTAATATTAAACCACTATCAACTCGTCATAGACACGGATACCTATAAGACCATATAATTAAAGTTAGTAATTGTATACTTTTGTAAAGAGAAATACGATCCGACAAGATTCTGCCTCTTCAAAAACCATCAGTGATAAGTGtgcttttattatttcaaatcaCGTCTCTAGATGAATACTTACTTTAGCTGtaattatttagttactacTTTTTCACATTCAACACAAACTGACACCTCTTTCAAACGATACCTTCACCGGTGcgattttataaatcaatacCCTGAAATTAGAAAAATAGTCCCATAAATTGAAAGCCATCTTGCAAGctatactcagtggcacaaaatttggcccactctacataggAAAtcacctatttctgcatacatttgaggaccaaattttttgctgctcagtatatCTCTTATGAGAATTGGTAAACCAATCTAGCGTATTTGCCCACGAAGTCCAATTGTGAATGTACTTATATGTAGTTGTTTGGAATATTAATAGTCGCAGAGTGAAACAGCAGATCGGGGAACCCCTTCAAGATGACGATGTAACATTCGCATTGTATTCCTAACAGGCCCTGGTAATGTGGTCTTGTTAATACTTAATCCTTCTTACGCTGTATGAATAGAGCGTTTGTCCGCTGAAGCATCCGCTTAGTCGTTGTATTTATatgatgataatattattatcctgttttctgttaatttcatgtgtttttaatgtacaataatagtattttatgcaactgtatcgtaataggggtccttaaaatacgtgtgtgggtttatgaaacgaggcgtagccgagtttcataatagggtcacatgagtgtttaaggcctaattacgtacagttgcatacaatattttatctatatccatatattaaatcctctatcatgtgttcaagaaccattgagaatgacctgcattaacgagaactaagtatgtatgtctgccccacgagctgcgcccgctgcgcgcgcgacgacttgctgctgcacgtggtcgcggcccccccccccgtgctgtaatgatgtatgaaatctcattacgatacaaatttctgtatcgtaatgagcattacgatacagccgtgttcataatagaatccaatgtcgtaatgcttgTCATTACCTAtagtttttgaacgcataattgaggatttactatatgggtgtagataaagagttttacaatacaatacaatacaatagtataAGGTaataaggttgcctggaagagatcgctcttaagcgataaggccgcctattgcttaccttgtaattttctctctgtgtatctgttttctgtatcgcttactatttctggtttgcaataaagagtctttgtattgtgttgtattgtacaaataaaaataatatttaatgtacataattgCCTTCATAAAACTATTGTAAGTATGTTGAACATTCCTACTCAGCAAAAGCTTAAACTGAAGTCCACTACCGCTTCTGGTAGTAAATATAAAGTACATTGGCGGAGGATTAGTCTGCTGAGCGCTCTCAGACAATGTGCAATAACCTAATGTGGTTGATCAATattcttttcttcttctttctaatacttatataaaattctcgtgtcactgTGTTTGTAATAAAACTCCTCCGGAACGGCTTGACACTTTCActgatcactttgttgtccgtccgtccgtcgtctGTCAAGaacctttttctcaggaacgcgtggacgtatcaaactgaaattgatatcgaatactcaaatctgcggtcccttgaagccctgaaataatcaaatttctaaatcaacgcaatcaaaagttacagtcattaaacaacgtgtttccatacaaatagcagtgcactgaaaacctatagggcacttccagttgtcctagaaacttgaaatttggtttgaaggtagctattatacaaccaactagaaaattttgaaaatcttgattttttatgtctgtctgtaaatattaatgaccaatttaatctgaccccacactgcgtacttAAGAGTAGCCTTCTATCACCAACCCTAATTTTAAATAGCCATTATACGAGTAataaattctcgtgtcacactGTTTGTAATCTAGCTGTAATGTAAGTTATgatttgttttttggagtctttttgtatttcttatttcaactacaaatttgttactttacgggtatccgtgaaaccatatcgactgtctgtctgtctgtctgtcgacgaaacatagatgtcgctagtgctgctgcttaagtagccatagtagaaataagcaacctgagatatgtacctatgcatagtgtaggtgcgcctcctgaggcttcgatgaattaatgaaaagagatttagaggcacacgaacgtataataaagattatcaaaaaggaaagtatttacaatgaATATTAAACTAGGGAAAAGGAAGGAATGAGTTTAGCGCAATGGATAGAGTTCTgttcaggaccgcgtcgccggaaggaatgtcgctccgcttctcgactggccttctgggcaattcaaatgaactcgaatacgccgcgcagttccacgcgccggtgtgcagatgtttacagtattgccaacacgtggaaccgactgcggctagcgGGGTAATGTCTTATCTGGACGCTACACTACTCCCCCGCCGAGACCATTGCCTGCTATGGTCGATAGTGATCTGGAAATCTTACATATCGTCCACTTCGCGTCATTCTGACGGTGCTCGGTTCAGGCTCTGGTATTGTTGATGCTTGATGGCTGTTGGATGTGTCCTCATCTATAGTGTCGCTGGTCATGAAGGCCGGCTTCAGTCGATCGATGGTCACGGTGTTCGGCTTTCCATTTAAAATGATTCGAAAGGTCTTGTCACGTCTCTCGAGGACCTTGTACGGGCCTGAGTACGGGGACTCTAGCGATCTCTTCGCGTGCCCTTGTCGAAGAAAAACGTACTCGGCCGTGCTCAACTCTTTCGGGATGTAAAAAGGTTTCTTCGAGTGATGACTGGCCGGGACTGGGTTGAGTTTTCCAATGTGGTCACGAAGTCTGGCTGCGAAGTCCGTGTAGTCGACCGTAGTGCCCTTCGTAGGCGTAAAGAATTCGCCAGGTAGGCGTAGAGGTTCCCCGTAGACGAGCTCTGCTGCTGAAGCTTGTAAGTCGTCCTTCCAAGCGCTGCGGATGCCCAGCAGCACCAAGGGTAAGGCTtcagcccagtgcgtattggagtGGCACATGATTGAGGACTTGAGCTGGCGGTGGAGTCTCTCAATGATCCCGTTGCAGGCCGGATGATAGGATGTGGTAGGCCGGTGCTCTGCCCCGAGGATGGATGACAAGGTGTGGAACAGCTCGGACTCAAACTGCCTGCCCCTGTCTGTGGTGATTTTGACAGGGCAGCCGAAGCGGGCGACCCAGCCCGCGATGAAGGCTCGCGCGCAGGTCTCCGCTGTGATGTCAGCCAAGGGTAGGCCTCAGGCCAACGGGTGAAGCGATCAATGACCGTCAAGCAGTATCTGTAACCACAAGAAAATGGTAATGGCCCTACTATGTCCATGTGGACATGTGAAAAACGAAGTGATGGTGTATGAAATGATGATATGGGTGATGACGTATGAcgtgaaattttgtttttctgGCAATCTGTGCATTCTCTCGCCCAACGGCGACAATCTCTGCGTATGTCGGGCCAGACGAATCGTTGCGTCACCAATTTGACAGTTGCTTTTGCACCTGGATGGCTCAAACCGTGCAATGAGTTGAAAGCTGCACGACGAAAGGCTTGAGTAAGGTAAGGTCTTGAATTACCGGTGGAGATGTCGCAATAAATTtcgtaattattttcaaaagatttGATTTTCTTGAGATTCAatgaagacgatgatgatgatgatgatgagtcaactTGAAGAAGCGCTTGCAGTTCAGGATCTTTATCTTGAGCGCGTGCAAGGCTTtcgtagttgattgacccatttatttCTTCTACTCTTGAGAGTGCGTCTGCAACAACGTTATCTTTTCCCGCTACGTACCGTATGTCCGTACTAAACTGTGAGATGAAGTCTAAGTATCGGAACTGTCTCGGTGAGCATTTGTCTCTAGCGGTGGTGAATGCAAACGTCAAAGGTTTATGATCCGTATAGATGATGAAGGGTCTGGCCTCGACCATGTGACGAAAATGTCTGATAGCGTCGTATATAGCCAGCAGTTCTCTGTCATACGGACTATACTTCTTTTGAGCAGGATTCAGTGGTCTTGAAAAGAATGCTAGTGGTTCCCAGGCTTCCGGTGCTGCGCGCTGCTGTAAGACTGCGCCGATGGAAACGTCTGAGGCGTCAGTGTGGATAGCGAGCTCGACGTCTGTCAGCGGATGAGCGAGAAGAGTGGCTTGAGAGAGAGCTTGCTTACATGACTCGAATGCATGCATCATGTCTTCTGTCATCTCGATCTCTTGCGTTGGCTTCTTCTTCGGACCGGACAGTACGACGTTCAAGGGCGCTTGCAAAGCTGATGCACCTGGTACGAACCTTCTGTAGAAGTTGAACATGCCCAGGAATCGTCTGAGTTCCTTGACATTCTTGGGTACAGGGTAGTCTTGGATTGCTTGTACCTTAGACTGCAGCGGACGGATCCCCTCTGCGGACACTTCATGGCCAAGAAAGGTGATGTTCGTTACACCAAACTCACATTTTGCAGTGTTGATGAGGATACCATACTCTGACAGTCGACGAAATAGTTGATGGAGATGTTGGTGATGCTCTTCTGCGTTTCGAGAGAAGATCAGAATATCGTCCAAGTATCCATAGCAGAAATCCAGACCTCGCAGCGCTTCGTCCATGAAACGTTGAAACGTTTGAGCTGCGTTCCGGAGACCAAACGTCATGTATGGAAACTGAAACAGGCCAAAAGGTGTGATAATGGCTGTCTTCTTGATGTCATCCGGATAAACTGGATCTGGTTGTAGGCTTTGACAAGATCAACCTTGGAAAATATTGTACTCCCGGCGAGTTGCTGCGTAAAGTCTTGAATATGTCGGATCGGGTACTTGTCTGGAATCGTACGCGCATTAAGGGCACGGTAATCGCCGCATGGTCGCCAGCCGTCATCTTTCTTAGGTACTAGATGAAGCGGAGAAGACCATGGACTCTCAGACTGACAAGCTGTACCGTTCTGCAGCATATCCTCGAACTCCTTTTGTGCGATCTTCAGGCGATCCGGAGGAAGGCGTCGGGGCTTACTTGCAATCGGCGGGCCAGGGAGTGTGCGTATATGATGCACTGTATTATGCTTGGGTACCTTTGGTGTACCTGAAGGTCGGGTGATGTCGGGATACTGACGTAGGATCTCGTGGTACTTGGATTCCCCTGACATCACCTTCACTGACGAGATGTCTTCGGATGTACCTTGGGTTGGTACTGCAGCGGAAAGAGTAGTGTGGCCATCTATAATGCGTTGTTTTCTGcaatcaatcataatattaaagaaGGACAAAAATCAACACCGATGATGGGTTTAGCAACGTCTGCCACAACGAATCTCCAATTAAATGCTCTCCGCAAACCCAAGTCAAGTTTCAGCTGCACCGAACCGTAGGTAGATATAACTGAGCCGTTCGCCGCTGTTAACTCGTAGCTGCTCTTAGGTCGGTTGCCACTGAGTGACGTGCGCGGGTATACACACAAATCCGACCCGGTGTCTACTAGGAAGAGAACTTTCGAGGAACGGTCCATTACGAAGAGGCGGCCCGGTTTGGTATGGCAGTCGTTAGCCGCTACTTCCGGCTGCCGTTGAAGTTTTCCGACCCAGGGTAACTGCA is a window of Choristoneura fumiferana chromosome 23, NRCan_CFum_1, whole genome shotgun sequence DNA encoding:
- the LOC141440707 gene encoding uncharacterized protein, producing the protein MCHSNTHWAEALPLVLLGIRSAWKDDLQASAAELVYGEPLRLPGEFFTPTKGTTVDYTDFAARLRDHIGKLNPVPASHHSKKPFYIPKELSTAEYVFLRQGHAKRSLESPYSGPYKVLERRDKTFRIILNGKPNTVTIDRLKPAFMTSDTIDEDTSNSHQASTIPEPEPSTVRMTRSGRYVRFPDHYRP